Proteins from a genomic interval of Bradyrhizobium sp. CCGB01:
- the coaE gene encoding dephospho-CoA kinase (Dephospho-CoA kinase (CoaE) performs the final step in coenzyme A biosynthesis.), protein MRILGLTGSIGMGKSTTAKLFAEAGVPVYDADAAVHQLYEGEAAPAIEAAFPGTTANGKVDRPKLSARVVHDPAAIKQLEQIVHPMLGASRQKFFADAEAAEAPVVVLDIPLLFETGGEKRVDAVVVVSTSPELQRKRVLERGTMDEAKLDAIIAKQTPDAEKRKRADFVVDTSHGLEPVRAQITHILAEVVKMPQRRA, encoded by the coding sequence ATGCGGATCCTTGGACTGACCGGCTCGATCGGCATGGGAAAATCCACCACCGCGAAATTGTTCGCGGAGGCCGGCGTTCCCGTCTACGACGCCGATGCTGCCGTCCACCAGCTCTACGAGGGCGAGGCCGCGCCCGCGATCGAGGCCGCCTTCCCCGGCACCACCGCGAACGGCAAGGTCGACCGGCCAAAACTGTCCGCGCGCGTCGTGCATGACCCGGCGGCCATCAAGCAGCTCGAGCAGATTGTCCATCCGATGCTCGGCGCCTCCCGGCAGAAATTCTTCGCCGATGCGGAAGCAGCCGAGGCGCCCGTCGTGGTCCTGGATATCCCGCTGCTGTTCGAAACCGGCGGTGAGAAGCGGGTCGATGCCGTGGTCGTGGTGTCGACCTCGCCGGAACTCCAGCGCAAGCGTGTGCTGGAACGCGGCACGATGGATGAGGCCAAGCTCGATGCCATCATCGCCAAGCAGACGCCGGATGCCGAGAAGCGCAAGCGGGCCGATTTCGTAGTGGATACGTCACACGGACTTGAACCGGTGCGCGCCCAAATCACGCACATCCTGGCCGAGGTCGTTAAGATGCCGCAGCGGCGAGCCTGA
- the hemJ gene encoding protoporphyrinogen oxidase HemJ encodes MFEDVYLWIKALHVIAVISWMAGMLYLPRLFVYHSEAEIGSKQSETFKVMERRLLKAIINPAMIVTWLAGLYLAWAGHWFSFGWLHVKLALVLAMSAVHGFFARWLKDFAADRRPRSQKFYRIINEVPTVLMIFIVIMVIVKPF; translated from the coding sequence ATGTTCGAAGACGTCTATCTCTGGATCAAGGCGCTGCATGTGATCGCCGTCATCTCCTGGATGGCGGGCATGCTCTATCTGCCACGACTGTTCGTTTATCACTCCGAGGCCGAAATCGGCTCGAAACAGTCGGAAACGTTCAAGGTGATGGAACGCCGGCTGCTCAAGGCGATCATCAACCCCGCCATGATCGTCACATGGCTTGCCGGGCTCTATCTTGCCTGGGCCGGCCACTGGTTCTCTTTCGGCTGGCTGCACGTAAAACTGGCACTGGTCCTGGCGATGTCCGCGGTCCACGGCTTTTTTGCGCGCTGGCTCAAGGACTTTGCCGCCGACCGGCGACCCCGGAGCCAGAAATTCTATCGGATTATCAATGAGGTGCCGACTGTTCTGATGATTTTCATCGTCATCATGGTGATCGTGAAGCCGTTCTAG
- the rho gene encoding transcription termination factor Rho has protein sequence MREIKLQDLKSKTPAELVSFAEENGVENASTMRKQELLFAILKQLALAETDIVGEGVVEVLSDGFGFLRSPDANYLPGPDDIYVSPSQIRRFGLRTGDTIEGHIRSPKEGERYFALLKVNTLNFEDPEKAKHKVNFDNLTPLFPNQRFRMEIDDPTRKDLSARVIDIVAPIGKGQRALIVAPPRTGKTVLMQNIAHSITHNHPECYLIVLLIDERPEEVTDMQRSVKGEVVSSTFDEPAVRHVQVAEMVIEKAKRLVEHGRDVVILLDSITRLGRAYNTVVPSSGKVLTGGVDANALQRPKRFFGAARNIEEGGSLTIIATALVDTGSRMDEVIFEEFKGTGNSELILDRKVSDKRTFPAIDISRSGTRKEELITDPQVLKKMYVLRRILNPMGTMDAIDFLLDKLRSTKSNSEFFDSMNT, from the coding sequence ATGCGGGAAATTAAACTCCAGGACCTCAAGTCGAAGACGCCGGCCGAGCTCGTCTCGTTCGCGGAAGAGAATGGGGTCGAGAATGCCAGCACCATGCGCAAGCAGGAGCTGTTGTTTGCCATCCTGAAGCAGCTTGCGCTCGCCGAAACCGACATCGTCGGCGAAGGCGTCGTCGAAGTGCTCTCCGACGGTTTCGGCTTCCTCCGCTCGCCCGATGCGAATTATCTGCCGGGCCCGGACGACATCTACGTTTCGCCCTCGCAGATCCGCCGTTTCGGCCTGCGCACCGGCGACACCATCGAAGGCCACATTCGCAGCCCGAAAGAGGGCGAGCGCTATTTCGCGCTGCTGAAGGTCAACACGCTCAATTTCGAGGACCCGGAAAAGGCCAAGCACAAGGTCAATTTCGACAACCTCACGCCGCTGTTTCCGAATCAGCGATTCCGCATGGAAATCGACGATCCGACGCGGAAAGACCTTTCTGCAAGGGTGATCGACATCGTAGCCCCGATCGGCAAGGGCCAGCGCGCGCTGATCGTCGCGCCGCCGCGGACCGGTAAAACCGTGCTGATGCAGAACATCGCGCACTCGATCACGCACAATCATCCCGAATGCTATCTGATCGTGCTTCTGATCGACGAGCGTCCGGAAGAAGTCACGGACATGCAGCGCTCGGTGAAGGGCGAGGTCGTGTCGTCGACCTTCGACGAGCCGGCGGTGCGTCACGTCCAGGTCGCCGAGATGGTGATCGAGAAAGCCAAGCGCCTGGTCGAGCATGGCCGCGACGTCGTGATCCTGCTCGATTCGATTACGCGCCTCGGTCGCGCCTACAACACCGTGGTGCCGTCATCCGGCAAGGTGCTGACCGGTGGCGTCGACGCCAACGCGCTCCAGCGTCCCAAGCGCTTCTTCGGTGCCGCCCGCAACATCGAGGAGGGCGGCTCGCTGACCATCATCGCGACCGCGCTGGTCGATACCGGTAGCCGCATGGACGAAGTCATCTTCGAAGAGTTCAAGGGCACCGGTAACTCGGAACTGATCCTGGACCGCAAGGTCTCGGACAAGCGCACCTTCCCGGCGATCGACATCTCGCGCTCCGGCACCCGCAAGGAGGAGCTCATCACCGATCCGCAGGTGCTCAAGAAGATGTACGTGCTCCGCCGCATCCTCAACCCGATGGGCACGATGGACGCGATCGACTTCCTGCTCGACAAGCTGCGCTCGACCAAGAGCAATTCGGAGTTCTTCGACTCGATGAACACCTGA
- a CDS encoding pyruvate, water dikinase regulatory protein — protein sequence MPTSNNYFHLHLVSDSTGETLITVARAVAAQYANVTPVEHVYPLVRSQKQLDRVLDEIEEAPGIVLFTLLEKDLVSRLEDKCKEINVPSLSIIGPVMQLFEAYLGAATTGRVGAQHVLNAEYFKRIDALNYTMIHDDGQHVEGLDDADVVLVGVSRTSKTPTSIYLANRGIRTANVPLVPGIPVPAQLETLTRPLVVSLHATPERLIQVRQNRLLSMGADSSSDTYTDRQAVADEVAFARKLSAKHDWPLLDVTRRSIEETAAAIMKLYSDRQRNRPAE from the coding sequence GTGCCGACCTCGAACAATTATTTCCATCTGCACCTCGTCTCCGACTCCACCGGTGAGACGCTGATCACGGTCGCGCGCGCCGTTGCCGCGCAGTACGCCAACGTAACCCCGGTCGAGCATGTCTATCCGCTGGTGCGCAGCCAGAAGCAGCTCGACCGCGTCCTCGACGAGATCGAGGAAGCGCCGGGAATCGTGCTGTTCACGCTGCTGGAGAAGGATCTGGTCTCCAGGCTCGAGGACAAGTGCAAGGAGATCAATGTTCCGAGCCTGTCGATCATCGGCCCGGTGATGCAGTTGTTCGAGGCGTATCTCGGCGCTGCGACCACGGGCCGCGTCGGCGCCCAGCACGTCCTCAATGCAGAATATTTCAAGCGCATCGATGCGCTGAACTACACGATGATCCATGACGACGGCCAGCATGTCGAAGGCCTCGACGATGCCGACGTGGTGCTCGTCGGCGTCTCGCGCACCTCCAAGACACCAACGTCGATTTACCTGGCCAATCGCGGCATCCGCACCGCCAACGTGCCGCTGGTTCCGGGCATTCCGGTGCCGGCGCAATTGGAGACTCTGACGCGGCCGCTCGTGGTGAGCCTGCATGCGACGCCGGAACGCCTGATCCAGGTGCGCCAGAACCGCCTGCTCTCGATGGGTGCCGACTCCAGCAGCGACACCTATACCGACAGGCAGGCGGTCGCCGACGAGGTCGCGTTCGCGCGCAAGCTGAGCGCCAAGCACGATTGGCCGCTGCTCGACGTCACGCGGCGATCGATCGAGGAAACCGCCGCGGCGATCATGAAGCTCTACAGTGATCGCCAGCGCAACCGGCCCGCGGAATAG
- the mnmE gene encoding tRNA uridine-5-carboxymethylaminomethyl(34) synthesis GTPase MnmE, with amino-acid sequence MHPRDQTIFALSSGRAPSAIAVVRVSGSQAGLALATLAGERPAPRQASRRLLRDSANQPLDDAVVLWFPGPASATGEDVAEFHVHGGRAVLAALLAAISQIPNTRAAEPGEFTRRAFENGKLDLTEAEGLDDLIHADTDRQRRQALRQLQGLLGNRARDWRERIIEASALIEAGIDFSDEGDVPAELMAPAVKAIKALHDEITKVLAAQGHSERLRDGLVVAIAGEPNVGKSTLINQLARRDVAIVSPHAGTTRDVIEVQLDLDGYPVTIIDTAGIRETDDPVEQEGVRRARARAEDADLVLWLVDAEQATDPDALQSLRKFGDRVGSIGQVWIVRNKIDLGGAGGSGSHGEFGISASRGDGIAELVEALVTFAAEFFGASEGAVVTRARQRDLLSRAAGSLRRSLDLVEEGEELAAEELRAAAYALGRLLGRVDVEDVLGAIFQKFCIGK; translated from the coding sequence ATGCATCCGCGAGACCAGACCATCTTCGCGCTGTCGTCCGGCCGTGCGCCAAGCGCGATCGCGGTGGTGCGCGTGTCCGGGTCGCAGGCCGGACTGGCGTTGGCGACGCTCGCAGGTGAGCGCCCGGCGCCGAGACAGGCCAGCCGCCGGCTGCTCCGCGATAGTGCGAACCAGCCGCTCGATGACGCGGTGGTGCTCTGGTTTCCGGGGCCGGCAAGCGCCACCGGTGAGGACGTCGCCGAATTCCATGTCCATGGTGGCCGCGCGGTACTGGCGGCGCTCCTCGCCGCTATTTCGCAAATTCCGAACACGCGCGCGGCCGAGCCCGGCGAGTTCACGCGGCGGGCGTTCGAGAACGGCAAGCTCGACCTCACCGAAGCCGAAGGCCTCGACGATCTCATTCACGCCGACACCGATCGTCAGCGCCGCCAGGCGCTCCGCCAGTTGCAGGGCTTGCTCGGCAATCGCGCGCGCGACTGGCGCGAGCGCATCATCGAAGCCTCGGCCTTGATCGAGGCCGGCATCGATTTTTCGGACGAGGGCGATGTGCCCGCGGAATTGATGGCGCCTGCGGTCAAGGCGATCAAGGCGCTGCACGATGAAATTACAAAAGTCCTTGCGGCACAGGGACATTCTGAACGCCTCCGCGACGGCCTCGTGGTTGCGATTGCGGGGGAGCCGAATGTCGGCAAGTCCACGCTGATCAATCAGCTGGCGCGCCGCGATGTCGCGATTGTCTCGCCACACGCCGGCACGACGCGTGACGTCATCGAAGTGCAGCTCGATCTCGATGGCTATCCGGTGACGATCATCGACACCGCCGGCATTCGCGAGACCGACGATCCCGTGGAGCAGGAGGGGGTGCGCCGGGCGCGGGCGCGAGCCGAAGACGCGGACCTCGTGCTGTGGCTGGTCGACGCGGAGCAAGCGACCGATCCGGACGCGCTGCAGTCACTTCGGAAATTCGGCGACCGCGTCGGGTCCATTGGCCAAGTCTGGATTGTGCGCAACAAGATCGACCTTGGCGGGGCCGGGGGTTCCGGTTCGCACGGCGAGTTCGGGATCTCGGCGAGCCGGGGCGATGGCATCGCCGAGCTGGTCGAGGCTCTCGTGACATTCGCCGCCGAATTTTTTGGAGCCAGCGAAGGCGCCGTGGTGACCCGGGCTCGCCAGCGCGATCTGTTGAGCCGCGCGGCAGGCAGTTTGCGCCGGAGTCTGGACCTTGTAGAAGAGGGCGAAGAGCTCGCCGCCGAAGAGCTGCGTGCTGCCGCTTATGCCCTGGGCCGGTTGCTCGGCCGGGTGGACGTCGAGGACGTCCTTGGCGCCATCTTCCAGAAATTCTGCATCGGAAAGTAG
- a CDS encoding Smr/MutS family protein, with the protein MKRSSRPPVLEPRPSSRRRALTEEERELWDLVAKQVKPLRKHRVAKAHALPRAEPSPAVPATRPAPSSRPIAAAPAPRAAKPAMPPLAPLGKRERTKLSRGRSEIEARLDLHGMTQMRAHRALTGFLHRAHHDGLTFVLVITGKGRSGGESGVLRRQVPEWLSLPEFRTFVVGFEEAAIGHGGEGALYVRIRRARF; encoded by the coding sequence ATGAAGCGATCGTCCCGCCCGCCCGTGCTGGAGCCTCGTCCCTCGTCGCGCCGCCGCGCGCTGACCGAGGAAGAGCGCGAGTTGTGGGACCTCGTCGCAAAGCAAGTGAAGCCGTTGAGGAAGCATCGCGTGGCAAAGGCGCATGCCTTGCCGCGCGCCGAGCCTTCACCCGCCGTACCAGCGACGCGACCTGCTCCCTCGTCCCGTCCGATTGCCGCTGCGCCGGCGCCACGCGCTGCAAAGCCGGCGATGCCGCCCTTGGCGCCGCTCGGCAAGCGCGAGCGAACAAAACTGTCGCGCGGCCGCAGCGAGATCGAGGCGCGGCTCGATCTGCACGGCATGACCCAGATGCGCGCCCATCGCGCCCTCACCGGCTTCCTGCACCGGGCTCATCACGACGGCCTGACCTTCGTGCTCGTCATCACCGGCAAGGGCCGCAGCGGCGGCGAAAGCGGCGTGCTGCGCCGGCAGGTGCCGGAATGGCTGAGCCTGCCGGAATTCCGCACCTTCGTCGTCGGCTTCGAGGAGGCCGCTATCGGCCATGGCGGCGAGGGCGCGCTTTATGTCCGCATTCGCCGGGCGAGATTCTAA
- a CDS encoding murein transglycosylase A, with protein sequence MAPEARIKIFLKNSATALCAGVVVLSSFSLGAEAARRHYRSHHHHRPELPAAPPRALPYPQLPLPFEVPGAQYLPLAWADVKGWSDDNHLAAYKTFRASCRTINAQTGAPEPKALGASLNEPCRAAKSLELSDDARAKTFFEENFSPLRISRLGEPDGFVTGYYEPVLDGSRTQTEVFNVPVYRRPSNLFVRGYKQDSVSLPNKGPVYRKIGRRKLVPYYDRGEIEDGKIAGRGLEIAWLKDPTDLLFAQIQGSARIKFDDGGTVRLNYDAYNGYPYTAVGRVLIERGIIPKEEMSMQKIREWMAQNPDGAKDLRRQNRSYIFFREVNLSDKDEAVGAQGIPLTAGRSIAVDKSLHVYGTPFFIEGELPIDSERSKTPFHRLMIAQDTGSAIIGPARADLYFGAGADAGRVSGRLRHPMHFVMLVPKGLDPSVRGARLPVPDPRPSEKIAKLFPQTDPAKNAAAKPAESGKAGAASPAVPQANDATVAVASPVPLPEPRPNIKPDREQRKRVNRRSDQQ encoded by the coding sequence TTGGCACCGGAAGCGCGAATTAAGATTTTCCTCAAGAACAGCGCGACGGCGCTTTGCGCAGGTGTCGTCGTGCTGTCGTCGTTTTCGCTCGGCGCCGAGGCCGCGCGGCGTCACTATCGCAGCCATCACCATCATCGCCCGGAATTGCCCGCCGCACCGCCGCGGGCGTTGCCCTATCCGCAGCTTCCCCTGCCGTTCGAAGTCCCCGGTGCGCAATATCTGCCGCTGGCCTGGGCGGACGTGAAGGGCTGGAGCGACGACAATCATCTCGCCGCCTACAAGACGTTCCGCGCCAGTTGCCGGACGATCAACGCGCAGACCGGGGCGCCTGAGCCGAAAGCGCTTGGCGCCTCGCTGAACGAACCCTGCCGCGCCGCCAAGTCGCTCGAGCTCAGCGACGACGCCAGGGCTAAAACTTTCTTCGAGGAGAATTTTTCGCCGCTGAGGATCTCGCGTCTCGGCGAGCCCGACGGTTTCGTCACCGGCTATTACGAGCCGGTGCTGGATGGATCGCGCACGCAGACCGAGGTCTTCAATGTGCCGGTCTATCGCCGGCCCTCGAACCTGTTCGTTCGCGGCTACAAGCAGGACTCGGTCAGCCTGCCCAACAAGGGCCCGGTCTACCGCAAGATCGGCCGCCGCAAGCTCGTGCCCTATTACGACCGCGGCGAGATCGAGGACGGCAAGATCGCCGGCCGCGGACTCGAGATCGCCTGGCTGAAGGACCCGACCGATCTGCTGTTCGCCCAGATCCAGGGCTCGGCGCGGATCAAGTTCGACGACGGCGGTACGGTCCGGCTCAATTACGATGCCTATAACGGCTATCCCTACACCGCCGTCGGGCGCGTCCTGATCGAGCGCGGCATCATTCCGAAGGAAGAGATGTCGATGCAGAAGATCAGGGAGTGGATGGCGCAGAATCCTGATGGCGCCAAGGACCTGCGGCGCCAGAACCGCTCCTACATCTTCTTCCGCGAGGTCAATCTCTCCGACAAGGACGAGGCGGTGGGCGCGCAGGGCATTCCGCTGACGGCCGGCCGCTCGATCGCGGTCGACAAGTCGCTGCATGTCTACGGCACGCCGTTCTTCATCGAGGGCGAGCTGCCGATCGATTCCGAGCGCTCGAAGACGCCGTTCCACCGGCTGATGATCGCGCAGGACACCGGCTCGGCCATCATCGGGCCTGCCCGCGCCGATCTCTATTTCGGCGCCGGCGCGGATGCCGGCCGCGTGTCCGGGCGGCTGCGCCATCCCATGCACTTTGTCATGCTGGTGCCGAAGGGCCTCGATCCATCCGTGCGCGGCGCAAGGCTGCCGGTGCCTGATCCGCGTCCCTCGGAAAAAATCGCAAAACTGTTTCCGCAGACCGATCCCGCGAAGAACGCTGCGGCGAAGCCGGCTGAATCCGGCAAGGCTGGCGCGGCTTCGCCCGCCGTGCCACAAGCCAACGACGCCACCGTTGCGGTGGCAAGCCCGGTGCCGTTGCCGGAGCCGCGTCCCAACATCAAGCCCGACCGCGAACAGCGCAAGCGCGTGAATCGTCGTTCCGACCAGCAATGA
- the secB gene encoding protein-export chaperone SecB — protein MTNGNGTPPEAAQAPQLNVLAQYTKDLSFENPNAPSSLQQQGQPPQINIQINVSANNLSDTEFEVTLSVEGKAETAGKIMFSFELAYAGVFRITNVPKENLHPLVMIECPRLLFPFAREIIATAVRDGGFPPLMLDPVDFVGLYRQNMERQMAAQGGQTGQA, from the coding sequence ATGACCAACGGTAACGGCACCCCTCCCGAGGCGGCCCAGGCTCCCCAGCTCAACGTGCTGGCGCAGTACACCAAGGACCTGTCGTTCGAAAATCCGAACGCGCCCAGCTCGCTCCAGCAGCAGGGCCAGCCGCCCCAGATCAACATCCAGATCAATGTCAGCGCCAACAACCTGAGTGATACCGAGTTCGAGGTGACGCTGTCGGTCGAGGGCAAGGCCGAGACAGCCGGCAAGATCATGTTCTCGTTCGAGCTCGCCTATGCTGGCGTGTTCCGCATCACCAACGTGCCGAAGGAGAACCTGCATCCGCTGGTCATGATCGAGTGCCCGCGCCTGCTGTTCCCGTTCGCCCGCGAGATCATCGCGACGGCGGTGCGCGACGGCGGGTTCCCGCCGCTGATGCTGGACCCGGTCGACTTCGTCGGTCTCTATCGTCAGAACATGGAGCGGCAAATGGCCGCCCAGGGCGGACAGACCGGTCAGGCCTAA
- the dnaQ gene encoding DNA polymerase III subunit epsilon, producing MREIVLDTETTGLDPLRGDRLVEIGCVEIFNRMPTGQTYHVYINPERDMPAEAFAVHGLSAEFLSTKPLFHEVADAFLEFIGDAPLVIHNASFDIGFINAELDKIKRAAVPRERLVDTLLLARRKHPGVSNRLDDLCSRYSIDNSHRTKHGALLDAELLAEVYVDLVGARQSQLLLASDAEDIRVTAAGDTPRRQRTVPLAPRISDAEREAHRAFIATLGDKAIWNEFLPAPVAPPAG from the coding sequence ATGCGTGAAATCGTTCTCGACACCGAAACCACCGGCCTCGATCCGCTCCGCGGCGATCGGCTGGTCGAAATCGGCTGCGTCGAGATTTTCAACCGCATGCCGACGGGACAGACGTATCACGTCTATATCAACCCCGAACGCGACATGCCGGCGGAAGCCTTCGCAGTCCACGGGCTGTCGGCGGAATTCCTGTCGACCAAGCCGCTGTTCCACGAGGTCGCCGATGCGTTTCTGGAGTTCATCGGCGATGCGCCGCTGGTGATCCACAACGCTTCGTTCGATATCGGCTTCATCAATGCCGAGCTCGACAAGATCAAGCGCGCGGCGGTCCCGCGTGAGCGTCTGGTCGATACCCTGCTGCTGGCGCGGCGCAAGCATCCCGGCGTGTCGAACCGGCTCGACGATCTCTGCTCGCGCTATTCGATCGACAATTCACACCGCACCAAGCACGGCGCGCTGCTCGACGCCGAGCTGCTCGCCGAAGTCTATGTCGATCTGGTCGGGGCGCGGCAGTCGCAGCTGCTACTAGCGTCGGACGCCGAAGATATCAGAGTCACTGCTGCTGGCGATACGCCACGGCGGCAGCGGACCGTGCCGCTCGCGCCGCGGATTTCCGATGCCGAGCGCGAGGCCCACCGGGCCTTCATCGCAACGCTCGGCGACAAGGCGATCTGGAACGAGTTCCTGCCCGCTCCAGTCGCCCCTCCGGCTGGTTAG
- a CDS encoding Maf family protein, translating to MSLWRGEIPLILASQSSARKMLLASAGLEFKAITADIDERGIQAASNLSGPHDIALLLAREKARAVSAGHPGSYVIGADQTLALGERLFNKPAGRAQAMAQLRDLAGKSHKLNSAVAVARDGEIVFEHVSVARMTMRPMTETELSAYLDAAGDAVTTSVGAYQLEGLGSHLFERIEGDHFTILGLPLLPLLAFLRRERLVAV from the coding sequence ATGTCTCTCTGGCGCGGCGAAATTCCGTTGATCCTGGCCTCGCAGAGCAGCGCGCGAAAGATGCTGCTGGCCAGTGCCGGACTGGAGTTCAAGGCGATCACGGCCGATATCGACGAGCGTGGCATTCAGGCCGCCTCGAATCTTTCGGGTCCGCATGACATCGCCCTGCTGCTGGCGCGTGAAAAGGCCAGGGCAGTCTCGGCGGGGCATCCGGGAAGCTATGTGATCGGTGCCGACCAGACGCTGGCTCTGGGCGAGCGTCTTTTCAACAAGCCCGCGGGCCGCGCACAGGCGATGGCGCAATTGCGCGACCTTGCCGGCAAAAGCCACAAGCTGAATTCCGCGGTCGCCGTGGCGCGAGACGGCGAAATTGTTTTCGAGCATGTTTCGGTGGCTCGCATGACCATGCGGCCGATGACCGAGACGGAGCTTTCAGCCTATCTCGACGCCGCCGGAGATGCGGTGACGACCAGCGTCGGCGCCTATCAGCTCGAAGGTCTCGGCAGCCATCTGTTCGAACGCATCGAGGGTGACCATTTCACCATTCTCGGACTGCCGCTGCTGCCGCTGCTTGCGTTCCTGCGGCGCGAACGGCTAGTTGCGGTGTGA
- a CDS encoding Tim44/TimA family putative adaptor protein, producing MDIYTIIFLALAVFIFLRLRSVLGQRTGNERPPFDRTAARNALGGAQDKNVVTMPGKVIDQAPLAPTADPTPPSDRWKGLAEPGSALAQGLDAIVDKDSTFDPRHFISGARGAYEMIVLAFANGDRRALRDLLSSEVYESFDAAIKEREKNEQKTETRFVSIDKAELVGAELRDRTAQLTIRFVSQMISATRDKTGNIVDGSADTVADITDIWTFARDITSRDPNWKLVGTGSAN from the coding sequence GTGGACATCTACACCATCATCTTCCTGGCGCTGGCGGTCTTTATCTTTCTGAGGCTTCGCAGCGTGCTGGGGCAGCGGACAGGCAACGAGCGGCCGCCGTTCGACCGCACCGCCGCCCGTAATGCGCTGGGGGGTGCCCAGGACAAGAACGTTGTGACCATGCCAGGCAAGGTGATCGACCAGGCCCCGCTGGCGCCGACGGCTGACCCGACCCCGCCCTCCGATCGCTGGAAGGGTCTGGCCGAGCCGGGCTCCGCGCTCGCCCAGGGTCTCGACGCCATCGTCGATAAAGATTCCACGTTCGACCCGCGCCATTTCATCTCCGGGGCCCGCGGCGCCTATGAGATGATCGTGCTGGCCTTTGCCAATGGCGATCGCCGTGCGCTGCGCGACCTGCTGTCGTCGGAGGTCTATGAGAGCTTCGACGCCGCCATCAAGGAACGCGAGAAGAACGAGCAGAAGACCGAGACGCGCTTCGTCTCGATCGACAAGGCCGAGCTCGTCGGCGCCGAGCTGCGCGATCGCACGGCCCAGCTCACCATCCGCTTCGTCTCGCAGATGATCTCGGCCACCCGCGACAAGACCGGCAACATCGTCGACGGCAGCGCCGACACGGTCGCCGACATCACCGACATCTGGACGTTCGCCCGCGACATCACCTCTCGCGATCCAAACTGGAAGCTGGTTGGCACCGGAAGCGCGAATTAA